A portion of the Blastochloris tepida genome contains these proteins:
- a CDS encoding cold-shock protein gives MTQGTVKWFDGQKGFWFIQPDDGRRDVFVHMKAVERAGMYGLDEGQRVTFDVVADQRTGKNAAENLKAV, from the coding sequence ATGACGCAAGGAACCGTGAAGTGGTTCGACGGCCAAAAGGGCTTCTGGTTCATCCAGCCGGATGACGGTCGAAGAGATGTGTTCGTTCACATGAAGGCGGTTGAACGTGCAGGGATGTACGGCCTTGATGAAGGACAGCGCGTGACCTTCGACGTTGTCGCCGATCAGCGGACCGGAAAAAATGCAGCAGAAAATTTGAAGGCCGTTTAA
- a CDS encoding Na+/H+ antiporter NhaA — protein sequence MPLFALANAGVVISTSDMGQLNSLAILIGLVIGKPIGVLTFSWLAVRFGFAMRPAELGWPLLAAGALLTGIGFTMSLFIAGLAFPPDMLNASKVAILAGSLLSASLGVSTLAWLTLKNRRI from the coding sequence ATGCCGCTCTTCGCGCTGGCCAATGCGGGCGTTGTCATTTCCACCAGCGACATGGGACAGCTGAATTCATTGGCGATCCTCATCGGCTTGGTCATCGGAAAGCCGATCGGGGTTCTGACGTTCAGTTGGCTTGCCGTGCGGTTCGGCTTCGCGATGCGCCCAGCCGAACTTGGCTGGCCGCTCTTGGCGGCCGGCGCTCTCCTGACAGGAATTGGATTTACCATGTCCTTGTTCATCGCGGGCTTGGCATTTCCGCCAGACATGCTCAATGCCTCCAAGGTCGCCATTCTGGCGGGATCGCTGTTATCCGCGAGCCTCGGTGTATCGACGTTGGCGTGGCTGACGTTGAAAAATCGCCGCATCTAG
- the tnpC gene encoding IS66 family transposase: MDADGDAAAELAALKEALAAERAKTLEVAADLAVARAKASEDQALIAYQKLQIAKLERQIYGQRSERAARLIEQLALAFEELEAGATEDERAAEQAAAQTTTVRGFTRKRAERQTFPEHLPRERVVIDPPAACACCGGTRLRKIGEDVTRTLEVIPRQWKVIETVRERFSCRDCETVSQAPAPFHSIPRGWAGPSLLAMIMVDKFGQHQPLNRQAERYALEGVPIALSTMADAVGAVCSELAPLLRRLEAHVMAAERLHADDTTVPVLAKGKTDTGRCWVYVRDDRPFGGAGPPAAMFYYSRDRRGEHPQGHLAGYAGILQADAYDGYAPLYLVGRAPGPIREAACWAHARRPFFAMADIEGTARRRAAGRTDAVLSPIAIEMVRRIDELFEIERSITGTSAQQRLAVRQERSRPLVEDLHRHMREELAKLARGHDLAKAFNYILKRWASFTLFLEDGRVCLSNNAAERGLRGIALGRKSWLFCGSDRGGHRAAAMYSLIVTAKMNGIDPQAWLADVLARLPSHPAHRLDDLLPWNWAPRPSALSARAA; the protein is encoded by the coding sequence ATGGACGCCGATGGTGATGCTGCCGCCGAACTCGCCGCGCTGAAGGAGGCGTTGGCGGCTGAGCGCGCAAAGACGCTGGAGGTCGCCGCAGACCTTGCGGTGGCGCGCGCCAAGGCCTCGGAAGATCAGGCGCTGATCGCCTATCAGAAGCTGCAGATCGCCAAGCTCGAGCGGCAGATTTACGGCCAGCGGTCGGAACGTGCGGCACGGCTGATCGAGCAGCTGGCGCTGGCGTTCGAGGAGCTCGAAGCGGGCGCGACCGAGGACGAACGCGCGGCCGAACAGGCCGCCGCCCAGACGACGACCGTGCGGGGCTTTACCCGCAAGCGCGCCGAGCGCCAGACCTTCCCCGAGCATCTGCCGCGGGAGCGCGTGGTGATCGATCCCCCGGCGGCCTGCGCGTGCTGTGGCGGCACGCGGCTGCGCAAGATCGGCGAGGACGTGACGCGGACGCTGGAGGTGATCCCGCGCCAGTGGAAGGTGATCGAGACGGTGCGGGAGAGGTTCAGCTGCCGCGACTGCGAGACGGTCTCCCAGGCGCCGGCGCCGTTCCATAGCATCCCGCGGGGCTGGGCCGGTCCCAGCCTGCTGGCCATGATCATGGTCGACAAGTTCGGCCAGCATCAGCCGCTGAACCGGCAGGCCGAGCGTTACGCGCTGGAGGGCGTGCCGATCGCGCTGTCGACGATGGCGGACGCCGTGGGGGCGGTCTGCAGCGAGCTCGCTCCGCTGCTCCGCCGCCTGGAGGCTCATGTGATGGCGGCAGAGCGGCTGCACGCGGATGACACGACCGTGCCGGTGCTGGCCAAGGGCAAGACCGACACCGGGCGCTGCTGGGTCTATGTCCGCGACGACCGGCCCTTCGGCGGCGCCGGCCCTCCGGCGGCGATGTTCTACTATTCGCGCGACCGCCGGGGCGAGCACCCCCAGGGGCATCTCGCCGGCTACGCGGGCATCCTGCAGGCCGACGCCTATGACGGCTACGCCCCGCTCTACCTGGTCGGACGCGCCCCTGGGCCGATCCGGGAGGCGGCCTGTTGGGCCCACGCGCGGCGGCCGTTCTTCGCCATGGCCGACATCGAGGGGACGGCGCGGCGCCGGGCCGCCGGCAGGACGGACGCCGTGCTCTCGCCGATCGCCATCGAGATGGTGCGCCGGATCGACGAGCTGTTCGAGATCGAGCGGTCGATCACCGGCACCAGCGCGCAGCAGCGCCTCGCCGTTCGCCAGGAGCGAAGCCGCCCCCTGGTCGAGGATCTTCATCGCCACATGCGCGAGGAGCTTGCCAAGCTCGCGCGCGGGCACGACCTCGCCAAGGCGTTCAATTACATCCTGAAGCGCTGGGCGAGCTTCACGCTGTTCCTCGAGGATGGGCGGGTTTGCCTGTCGAACAACGCCGCCGAACGCGGGCTTCGCGGCATCGCTCTTGGTCGCAAGTCGTGGCTGTTCTGCGGGTCCGATCGGGGCGGGCACCGCGCCGCCGCCATGTACAGCCTGATTGTCACGGCCAAGATGAACGGCATCGATCCGCAGGCCTGGCTGGCCGACGTCCTGGCGCGCCTGCCAAGCCACCCGGCGCATAGGCTCGATGACCTCCTGCCCTGGAATTGGGCGCCACGGCCCTCGGCACTCTCCGCTCGGGCGGCGTGA
- a CDS encoding cold-shock protein yields the protein MTQGTVKWFNGQKGFGFIQPDDGSKDVFVHISAVERAGMYSLNEGQRVAFDLLADRRTGKFSADNLQAA from the coding sequence ATGACACAAGGCACCGTGAAGTGGTTCAACGGCCAAAAGGGTTTCGGGTTCATCCAGCCGGATGACGGCAGCAAGGATGTGTTCGTGCACATCAGCGCCGTGGAACGCGCCGGAATGTACAGCCTGAACGAAGGGCAGCGTGTGGCCTTCGACCTGCTGGCCGACCGGCGGACAGGGAAATTCTCCGCCGACAATCTGCAAGCCGCCTGA